A portion of the Calothrix sp. 336/3 genome contains these proteins:
- a CDS encoding N-acetylmuramoyl-L-alanine amidase translates to MVLLVLTIAAAYVISSLNRENQLSTSSASIENDTWNPAKIQFQAATDSKLPQSQPTPIPKPSKSPVKPVQPQVVATSPISQETTPNPPAKPATAKFQTTSAFNQYQPRYEVILADSSNYGDRFATDAYGTPVTNQPIIVLHETSASATSAINTFRTYHTDESKQVSYHALITLDGKIIYIVPPEKRAYGAGNSVFAGVNGEETVKTNPTLAPSVNNFAYHVSLETPADAWNAYKSRTHGGYTEEQYQALAWLIAQSNVPDDRITTHQLVDRSGTRIDPRSFDFERFFNVLHQFRQAIA, encoded by the coding sequence ATGGTCTTACTTGTTCTGACTATTGCTGCGGCTTATGTCATTAGTAGCTTGAATCGGGAGAATCAGCTATCAACTTCTAGTGCATCTATTGAAAACGATACCTGGAATCCGGCAAAAATACAATTTCAAGCTGCAACTGATTCTAAGTTGCCCCAGTCTCAACCAACTCCTATCCCTAAACCAAGCAAATCTCCAGTAAAACCTGTGCAACCTCAGGTAGTGGCAACAAGTCCGATAAGTCAGGAAACAACACCAAATCCACCAGCAAAACCAGCTACAGCTAAATTCCAAACAACATCGGCTTTTAATCAGTATCAACCAAGATACGAAGTTATCCTTGCAGACTCTAGTAATTACGGAGATAGATTTGCGACAGATGCCTATGGAACTCCGGTTACGAACCAGCCGATTATTGTGTTACATGAAACCAGCGCTTCTGCTACTAGTGCAATTAATACCTTTCGCACATATCATACTGATGAAAGTAAACAGGTAAGTTATCATGCCTTGATTACTTTAGATGGGAAAATCATCTATATTGTACCGCCAGAAAAGCGAGCCTATGGGGCGGGAAATTCCGTATTTGCAGGTGTGAACGGTGAGGAAACGGTCAAAACTAACCCTACCCTTGCACCATCAGTAAATAACTTTGCCTATCATGTCTCATTAGAAACACCTGCTGACGCTTGGAACGCGTATAAATCAAGAACCCATGGAGGGTATACAGAGGAACAATATCAAGCTTTGGCTTGGCTCATAGCTCAAAGTAACGTTCCTGATGATAGAATTACAACCCATCAATTAGTAGATCGTTCTGGAACTAGAATTGACCCCAGGAGTTTTGATTTTGAGAGGTTTTTTAATGTATTGCACCAATTTCGTCAGGCGATCGCCTAG
- the metH gene encoding methionine synthase produces the protein MTQSFLERLYSPERPVIVFDGAMGTNLQTQNLTAADFGGAEYEGCNEYLVHTKPESVAKVHRDFLAAGADVIETDTFGGTAIVLAEYDLADQAYYLNKTAAELAKQVAAEFSTPEKPRYVAGSMGPGTKLPTLGHIDFDTLKAAYIDQAIALWDGGVDLFIVETCQDVLQIKAALNAIEEVFSQKGDRRGLMVSVTMETMGTMLVGTEIAAVLTILEPYKIDILGLNCATGPDLMKPHIKYLCEHSPFVVSCIPNAGLPENVGGQAHYRLTPMELRMSLMHFVEDLGVQVIGGCCGTRPAHIQQLAEITQELKPKLRQPQLEPAAASIYTTQNYTQDNSFLIVGERLNASGSKKCRDLLNAEDWDGLVSMARSQVKEGAHILDVNVDYVGRDGEKDMRELVSRIVNNVTLPLMLDSTEWEKMEAGLKVAGGKCILNSTNYEDGEPRFYKVLELAKKYGAGVVIGTIDEEGMARTAEKKFQIAQRAYRAAVEYGIPAHEIFFDTLALPISTGIEEDRENAKATIAAIQRIRAELPGCHIMLGVSNVSFGLNPAARIVLNSMFLHEAMQVGMDGAIVSANKILPLAKITPEHQQVCRDLIYDARRFEGNVCVYDPLGELTTMFEGVTTKKDKGVDENLPIEERLKRHIIDGERIGLEDALKQALEQYPALDIINIYLLDGMKVVGELFGSGQMQLPFVLQSAETMKFAVAYLEPFMEKSESGNNAKGTFIIATVKGDVHDIGKNLVDIILSNNGYRVINLGIKQPVENIIDAYEKHHADCIAMSGLLVKSTAFMKENLEVFNEKGITVPVILGGAALTPKFVYQDCQNTYKGKVVYGKDAFSDLNFMDKLMPAKSASNWDDSQGFLGSFADAGEEFFREVEEVKTEKNRDRNTDNAPKEIDTRRSESVDVDINRPIPPFWGSQLLQPEDISLEDLFWYLDLQALVAGQWQFRKPKEQSKEEYQGFLQEKVYPILETWKGRIIEEKLLHPQVIYGYFPCQSEGNTVYIYNPENHSQQVTSWEFPRQKSMRRLCISDFFAPKESGIIDVFPMQAVTVGEIATEFAQKLFADNQYTDYLYFHGLAVQMAEALAEWTHARIRRELGFGDSEPDNIRDMLAQRYQGSRYSFGYPACPNIQDQYKQLELLQTSRIKMYMDESEQLYPEQSTTAIITYHPVAKYFSA, from the coding sequence ATGACACAATCCTTTCTTGAGCGCTTATATAGTCCGGAACGTCCAGTTATCGTCTTTGACGGTGCCATGGGAACTAACCTGCAAACACAAAATTTGACTGCGGCTGATTTTGGTGGTGCAGAGTATGAAGGTTGTAATGAATATCTAGTTCACACCAAACCGGAATCTGTAGCTAAGGTACACCGTGATTTTTTGGCTGCGGGTGCAGATGTCATTGAAACCGATACTTTCGGCGGTACTGCAATTGTTCTAGCTGAGTATGACTTGGCAGATCAGGCATATTACTTAAATAAAACGGCGGCAGAATTAGCGAAACAGGTAGCAGCAGAGTTTTCCACCCCAGAGAAACCCCGCTATGTCGCAGGTTCCATGGGACCAGGAACTAAGTTGCCCACCCTAGGACACATCGATTTTGATACTCTCAAAGCAGCCTATATTGACCAGGCGATCGCCCTGTGGGATGGAGGTGTGGATTTATTCATTGTCGAAACCTGTCAGGATGTGCTGCAAATTAAAGCTGCGTTAAATGCCATTGAAGAGGTATTTTCTCAGAAGGGCGATCGCCGAGGTTTAATGGTATCTGTCACCATGGAAACAATGGGAACCATGTTGGTTGGTACAGAGATTGCAGCAGTTCTTACCATTCTCGAACCTTACAAAATTGATATCCTGGGCTTGAATTGTGCCACGGGTCCTGACCTGATGAAACCGCATATCAAGTATCTTTGTGAACATTCACCCTTTGTGGTTTCCTGTATTCCTAACGCTGGGCTACCAGAGAATGTAGGTGGTCAAGCACACTACCGCCTGACACCAATGGAATTACGGATGTCATTGATGCATTTTGTTGAAGATTTAGGTGTCCAAGTGATTGGGGGTTGCTGTGGGACACGTCCAGCACATATTCAACAACTAGCAGAAATTACTCAGGAACTGAAACCAAAGCTACGTCAACCACAGCTAGAACCAGCTGCCGCTTCGATTTACACCACCCAAAATTATACCCAGGATAACTCTTTCCTGATTGTCGGCGAACGACTCAACGCCAGTGGTTCTAAGAAGTGCCGAGATTTACTCAATGCCGAAGATTGGGATGGACTTGTTTCCATGGCGCGATCGCAAGTCAAGGAAGGGGCGCATATCCTCGATGTGAACGTGGATTATGTGGGACGAGATGGGGAAAAAGATATGCGGGAACTGGTTTCCCGGATTGTGAATAACGTCACCCTACCCTTAATGCTCGACTCCACGGAATGGGAAAAAATGGAGGCAGGTTTAAAGGTAGCCGGGGGTAAGTGTATTCTCAACTCCACCAACTATGAAGATGGGGAACCCCGATTCTATAAGGTATTGGAGTTAGCCAAGAAATACGGTGCCGGTGTAGTCATTGGTACCATTGATGAAGAGGGAATGGCACGTACTGCCGAGAAGAAATTCCAAATAGCTCAACGTGCTTATCGAGCAGCCGTGGAATATGGCATCCCTGCCCATGAAATATTTTTTGATACTTTAGCCCTCCCAATTTCTACGGGAATTGAAGAAGACCGAGAAAATGCGAAAGCCACTATTGCTGCGATTCAAAGGATTCGGGCAGAATTACCTGGCTGTCATATCATGTTGGGCGTATCAAATGTATCCTTTGGCTTAAATCCTGCGGCTCGGATTGTCTTGAACTCTATGTTCCTCCATGAAGCAATGCAGGTAGGAATGGATGGGGCGATCGTCAGTGCCAATAAAATTCTCCCCCTAGCAAAAATCACCCCAGAGCATCAGCAAGTTTGCCGCGACTTAATCTATGATGCTCGCCGTTTTGAAGGGAATGTGTGCGTTTACGATCCCCTCGGTGAACTCACAACCATGTTTGAAGGGGTGACAACGAAAAAAGATAAGGGTGTGGATGAAAATCTTCCCATCGAAGAACGTCTCAAACGTCATATCATTGATGGTGAGCGTATTGGGTTAGAAGACGCGCTTAAGCAAGCTTTAGAGCAATATCCAGCCTTGGATATTATCAATATTTACCTACTAGATGGGATGAAAGTTGTCGGGGAACTGTTTGGTTCTGGACAAATGCAATTGCCCTTCGTTTTACAATCCGCAGAAACCATGAAATTTGCTGTTGCTTACCTAGAACCTTTCATGGAGAAATCGGAATCCGGAAATAACGCCAAGGGGACATTTATCATCGCTACCGTTAAGGGTGATGTCCATGATATCGGTAAAAACTTGGTAGATATTATCCTCTCGAATAACGGTTATAGGGTAATTAATCTGGGAATTAAGCAACCAGTGGAAAACATTATTGACGCTTACGAAAAGCATCACGCTGATTGTATCGCCATGAGTGGATTGTTAGTTAAATCTACTGCCTTTATGAAGGAGAATCTCGAAGTTTTTAACGAAAAAGGTATTACTGTTCCTGTAATTTTGGGTGGTGCTGCCTTAACTCCAAAATTTGTCTATCAAGATTGTCAAAACACCTATAAAGGGAAGGTTGTATATGGGAAAGATGCTTTCTCTGACTTAAACTTTATGGACAAATTAATGCCCGCAAAATCTGCTAGTAATTGGGATGATTCTCAGGGATTTTTAGGTAGCTTTGCGGATGCAGGAGAGGAGTTTTTCCGAGAAGTAGAGGAAGTCAAAACAGAGAAAAATAGAGATAGAAACACAGATAATGCGCCCAAGGAAATTGATACACGACGTTCTGAATCCGTAGATGTAGACATTAATCGTCCTATACCTCCTTTCTGGGGTAGTCAATTGTTGCAACCAGAAGATATTTCCCTAGAGGATTTATTCTGGTATTTAGATTTACAAGCTTTGGTTGCTGGACAATGGCAATTCCGTAAACCTAAGGAGCAATCGAAGGAAGAGTATCAAGGATTTCTTCAGGAAAAAGTATATCCCATACTAGAAACTTGGAAAGGGCGCATTATTGAGGAAAAATTACTTCATCCTCAGGTAATTTACGGATATTTTCCCTGTCAGTCTGAGGGAAACACAGTTTATATCTACAATCCAGAAAATCATTCCCAGCAAGTTACAAGTTGGGAGTTTCCACGGCAGAAATCTATGCGTCGTCTGTGCATTTCTGATTTCTTTGCTCCCAAGGAATCAGGAATTATAGATGTGTTTCCGATGCAAGCTGTAACTGTAGGAGAAATTGCTACAGAATTTGCTCAGAAACTCTTTGCAGATAATCAATACACAGACTATCTGTATTTCCATGGTTTAGCTGTGCAAATGGCAGAAGCATTAGCTGAATGGACTCATGCTCGGATTCGTAGAGAATTAGGCTTTGGAGACAGTGAGCCAGATAATATTCGGGATATGCTAGCACAACGTTACCAAGGTTCTCGGTATAGTTTCGGTTATCCGGCTTGTCCGAATATTCAGGATCAGTATAAACAGTTAGAATTGCTGCAAACTAGCAGAATTAAAATGTACATGGATGAAAGTGAACAACTGTATCCAGAACAGTCTACAACGGCAATTATTACCTATCATCCAGTTGCCAAATACTTTAGTGCCTAA
- a CDS encoding DUF6765 family protein, whose translation MQIDFHHGVTYVVARLAGFEHDAASIIAYCAQYVDDATNAGLIRFDNGTVFQRMSSAHKMLNYRNFQELAAHRVWIPFHFLPGNGGLPRSLEPEGGLISKLICRPNSYIAQEMVREAIKCQDFPHGLHRWGVTMHVYADTWAHQGFSGVSHWANEARNVVDGQGKADRNLMNRLKGYFVNEALPLGHGAVLSNPDKPFLRWGYTNGYGEKIIRDNPRDFLEAANCMYQAMRRYLLKDPEAIAPEIPEPDKTIIATMLETITDRSGKVRHKKWLQAIAAGKFSFGEANICYIPKGKNSWKHLALGTEHLIDKEHQVFTYTPSFLASDWKLFHDALQAHHVYIIHELLPFYGICMG comes from the coding sequence ATGCAAATAGACTTCCATCACGGTGTTACCTACGTTGTGGCAAGGTTAGCTGGGTTCGAGCATGACGCAGCAAGTATTATTGCATACTGCGCTCAATACGTAGATGACGCAACAAATGCAGGATTAATCCGTTTTGATAATGGTACAGTCTTCCAGCGCATGAGTTCTGCTCACAAGATGTTGAACTATCGAAACTTCCAAGAGCTAGCAGCTCATCGTGTTTGGATACCCTTTCATTTTTTACCGGGGAATGGAGGATTACCCAGGAGTTTAGAACCGGAAGGGGGTTTGATCAGTAAATTGATTTGTCGTCCTAATAGTTATATTGCCCAAGAAATGGTGCGGGAAGCGATTAAATGTCAAGATTTTCCCCATGGATTACACCGTTGGGGTGTGACGATGCACGTATATGCAGATACTTGGGCACATCAGGGTTTTTCCGGTGTTAGCCATTGGGCAAATGAGGCAAGAAACGTAGTGGATGGTCAAGGTAAAGCTGATCGTAATTTGATGAATCGTCTCAAGGGTTATTTTGTGAATGAAGCTCTACCCCTGGGACATGGAGCAGTATTAAGCAATCCAGATAAACCGTTTTTGCGTTGGGGTTATACCAATGGTTATGGAGAGAAAATTATTCGGGATAATCCTAGAGATTTTCTAGAAGCAGCTAATTGTATGTATCAAGCAATGCGACGGTATTTACTGAAAGACCCGGAGGCGATCGCCCCAGAAATTCCGGAACCTGACAAAACTATAATTGCGACGATGTTAGAGACAATCACCGATCGCAGTGGTAAGGTAAGACATAAAAAATGGTTGCAGGCGATCGCCGCAGGGAAATTTAGCTTTGGAGAGGCAAATATCTGTTATATTCCTAAGGGCAAAAACTCATGGAAGCATTTAGCTTTGGGTACTGAGCACTTAATTGACAAGGAGCATCAGGTATTCACCTATACTCCCAGTTTCTTAGCAAGTGATTGGAAGTTATTTCATGATGCATTACAAGCACATCATGTCTACATAATTCATGAATTGCTGCCCTTCTACGGTATTTGCATGGGCTAA
- a CDS encoding ISAzo13 family transposase, with translation MQLTENLKSLYIKTAKKLKGSDRRQFMAEVVKGLGIGGQTLVERELGWNRRTIRKGMQELESGQPFIDGFERSGRRRVETKLPNLLSDIKSLVDPQSQTDPSFKSIRLYTRMTASEVRRQLIEQCGYSDEELPSSETIRRRLNDLGYTLKRVLKTKPTKKIPETEAIFEQVEQINTEADNDPHTLRISIDAKVAVKVGEFDRGGKTRVPTISLDHDFAPETTLIPYGIFLPEYNELFLFFVSSKLTADCIVDIVESWWQSIKHRFTHIQKLVINQDNGPENHSRRTQFMKRIIDFATSSKLSLQLAYYPPYHSKYNPVERCFGWLEQHWNGSLVDTVEAVLNFAKTLTFKGQNPVVTLVEKVYSTGVKLTNKAMAEVEKQIYRLPNLRKWFVEVFAKPA, from the coding sequence ATTCAACTCACCGAAAATCTAAAATCTCTTTACATCAAAACAGCGAAAAAACTCAAGGGAAGCGACCGACGACAATTCATGGCAGAAGTGGTCAAAGGGTTGGGAATAGGTGGACAGACTTTAGTAGAACGTGAATTGGGGTGGAATAGACGCACTATCCGTAAAGGGATGCAGGAGTTAGAGAGTGGTCAGCCTTTTATTGATGGTTTCGAGCGTAGTGGACGTAGGCGGGTGGAAACAAAATTACCAAACTTGTTGTCGGATATTAAATCTTTAGTAGACCCACAAAGCCAAACTGACCCCAGCTTTAAAAGTATCCGTTTATATACACGCATGACTGCAAGTGAAGTACGTCGTCAGCTAATTGAACAATGTGGTTATAGTGACGAAGAACTACCTTCATCAGAGACAATTCGACGACGATTGAATGATTTGGGTTATACCTTAAAACGAGTTCTTAAAACTAAGCCTACCAAGAAGATTCCAGAAACAGAAGCCATTTTTGAACAAGTCGAGCAAATCAATACTGAAGCTGATAATGATCCTCATACTCTGCGAATCTCCATTGATGCGAAGGTGGCAGTTAAAGTTGGAGAATTTGACAGAGGTGGAAAAACTCGCGTACCGACTATCTCCCTAGACCATGATTTTGCTCCAGAAACAACCCTTATTCCCTACGGAATTTTTTTACCTGAATACAACGAATTATTTCTATTTTTCGTTTCTTCAAAATTGACTGCTGATTGTATTGTTGACATAGTTGAAAGCTGGTGGCAAAGCATTAAACATCGATTTACTCACATTCAAAAACTGGTAATTAATCAAGATAATGGACCAGAAAATCATTCCCGTCGTACCCAATTCATGAAGCGCATTATTGACTTTGCTACATCGTCTAAACTGTCATTGCAACTTGCTTATTATCCCCCTTATCATAGCAAATATAATCCAGTGGAGCGTTGTTTTGGCTGGTTAGAGCAGCATTGGAATGGTAGTTTAGTTGACACTGTTGAAGCGGTACTGAATTTCGCTAAAACCCTTACCTTTAAAGGACAAAATCCAGTGGTGACTCTAGTTGAAAAAGTCTATTCTACTGGGGTTAAGCTGACAAACAAAGCGATGGCGGAAGTCGAAAAACAGATTTATCGTCTTCCCAATCTCAGAAAATGGTTTGTGGAAGTTTTTGCTAAACCAGCATAA
- a CDS encoding PP2C family serine/threonine-protein phosphatase translates to MIATRQKIYCTNPDCSQPINSVGDRLCGNCQTPIEYRYLWAVGAVGELNPSETIAQRYEVISGQLWLDTHPQELPQIPPEVPPEIQSYLRLYPQRLHLPQVYGYLDDILLLENIPTDNRGNLYPGLQEMWQTATAIRQVYWLWQIWELWAILHQEGVATSLLIPENIRVQGWCVRLLELHQDTSPPHLSELSESWQVLVDTAKGKIAPDLARILQQIAEGRDSKAITQELNTLLLHTAAELSLNLRIAGATDIGLELAQNEDNCFPTGNDTIDDPLLPQVGIVCDGIGGHEGGEVASRLGVQSTKLQIRALFKEVAEQTEPVSPELLQQQITASLRIVNNLLCSANNEQKRAGTQRMGTTIVMSVQIPQHLEVASGWHAENAHELYIAHVGDSRAYWITQNYCQLLTVDDDVVTREVKQGRSFYRQALQRQDASALTQALGTKDGEFLHPTIQRLILEEDGILLLCSDGLSDRHWVENTWQTYAVPVLNGEMHLEEAVYAWIQLANQKNGHDNTSVVMTQVRINPDSIVPVIPEISSAVHSSSDILIEESELTASSQALLDLELPAAPVMSAPVTPTPPRRNTWILLLGIVALLIGGTSFGLFAWWQTNPQSFIQRCRQLPQKLEQFCPPEK, encoded by the coding sequence ATGATTGCTACTCGCCAAAAAATTTATTGTACAAATCCCGATTGCAGTCAACCGATAAATTCTGTGGGCGATCGCCTCTGTGGCAATTGTCAAACACCTATAGAATATCGTTATCTTTGGGCAGTTGGAGCTGTTGGGGAATTAAATCCTTCCGAAACCATCGCTCAGAGATATGAAGTGATTTCTGGGCAACTTTGGCTAGATACTCACCCCCAGGAATTACCGCAAATACCTCCAGAAGTACCCCCAGAAATTCAATCCTATTTGCGATTGTATCCCCAGCGCTTACACCTGCCCCAGGTATATGGTTATTTAGATGATATATTGCTCTTAGAGAATATACCTACAGATAACCGAGGTAATCTCTATCCTGGTTTGCAGGAGATGTGGCAAACAGCTACAGCCATAAGACAAGTTTACTGGTTATGGCAAATCTGGGAATTGTGGGCAATATTGCATCAAGAGGGTGTTGCCACCAGTTTATTAATACCAGAAAATATCCGTGTACAGGGTTGGTGTGTTCGACTACTAGAGCTTCATCAAGATACATCCCCACCCCATCTATCAGAACTATCAGAATCGTGGCAAGTATTAGTAGACACTGCCAAGGGGAAAATTGCTCCAGATTTAGCTAGAATTCTGCAACAGATAGCTGAGGGAAGGGATAGCAAAGCTATTACCCAAGAACTCAACACCCTATTACTACATACCGCAGCAGAATTATCGTTAAATTTGCGAATTGCTGGAGCCACGGACATCGGTTTAGAATTGGCTCAGAATGAAGACAATTGTTTTCCTACGGGGAATGACACCATTGATGATCCATTGTTACCCCAGGTAGGAATTGTCTGTGATGGAATTGGTGGGCATGAAGGTGGAGAAGTAGCGAGTCGCTTGGGAGTACAATCGACGAAGTTACAAATTCGAGCTTTATTTAAAGAAGTTGCCGAACAAACGGAACCTGTCTCCCCAGAATTATTACAGCAGCAAATTACCGCCAGTCTACGTATCGTCAACAATTTGCTCTGTAGTGCGAATAATGAGCAGAAACGAGCAGGTACTCAGCGTATGGGTACAACTATCGTTATGTCTGTACAAATACCTCAGCATCTGGAAGTTGCTTCCGGGTGGCATGCCGAGAACGCCCATGAATTATATATAGCCCATGTGGGTGATAGTCGTGCTTACTGGATTACGCAGAACTACTGTCAATTATTGACTGTAGATGATGATGTGGTGACGCGAGAAGTCAAGCAGGGTAGAAGTTTCTATCGTCAAGCGCTACAACGTCAAGATGCTAGCGCACTTACCCAAGCACTAGGAACCAAAGATGGGGAATTTCTCCATCCCACAATCCAGAGATTGATTTTAGAAGAAGATGGCATATTGTTGCTTTGTTCCGATGGGTTGAGCGATCGCCACTGGGTGGAGAATACTTGGCAAACTTATGCAGTACCAGTATTAAACGGGGAAATGCATTTAGAAGAAGCGGTATACGCTTGGATTCAACTAGCAAATCAAAAAAATGGTCACGATAATACCTCTGTAGTCATGACCCAAGTACGCATTAACCCTGATAGTATTGTCCCTGTTATCCCAGAAATTTCCTCTGCGGTTCACTCTTCCTCAGACATTCTTATAGAAGAATCTGAGTTAACTGCTAGTTCCCAAGCACTACTGGATTTAGAACTTCCTGCTGCTCCAGTCATGTCTGCTCCAGTGACACCCACCCCACCCCGTCGTAATACCTGGATTTTATTACTGGGAATTGTGGCATTATTAATTGGTGGTACAAGTTTTGGACTTTTTGCTTGGTGGCAAACCAACCCCCAATCTTTTATCCAACGATGTCGGCAACTTCCCCAGAAATTAGAACAATTTTGTCCACCAGAAAAATAG
- a CDS encoding ferredoxin-thioredoxin reductase variable chain, whose product MAVETLVEKQKLGVNTNMKIGDRIRVKESVIIYHHPGYRGKDFDLKGLEGEVIDIVTQWHGRPVSANLPVLVQFPEIGKKFRAHLREAEIEII is encoded by the coding sequence ATGGCTGTGGAGACACTTGTGGAAAAGCAGAAGCTAGGTGTAAATACTAATATGAAAATTGGCGATCGCATCCGCGTTAAAGAATCTGTTATCATTTATCATCACCCTGGGTATCGTGGTAAAGACTTTGATCTCAAGGGTTTAGAAGGAGAAGTCATAGATATTGTCACCCAGTGGCATGGTAGACCTGTTAGTGCTAACTTACCTGTTTTAGTACAGTTTCCAGAAATTGGTAAAAAATTCCGTGCCCATTTACGAGAAGCAGAAATAGAAATTATATAA